In Dyadobacter sp. CECT 9275, the following proteins share a genomic window:
- a CDS encoding biliverdin-producing heme oxygenase, protein MNELTISHEVSELFLQNLRLKTSLQHKLLEENTLSKAILDSGITIATYQRYLMAMYRVVKGVELTVFEKVQYMIPEINRRRKSHLIIDDLSQTGLSLVSIHSLSPATFLPQNLAEALGILYVVEGSTLGGRLIYKHVQKNLALDATNGASFFKGYGPETGSRWKSFIAALCEFAVTTHSEAEIIDSAAATFSAIDLLLKEAEN, encoded by the coding sequence ATGAATGAATTGACGATTTCGCATGAAGTATCTGAATTATTCCTGCAAAATCTCCGGCTAAAAACCAGCCTCCAACACAAGTTATTAGAAGAAAATACATTATCCAAAGCCATTTTGGATTCAGGGATTACCATAGCCACCTATCAGCGATACCTGATGGCAATGTATAGAGTTGTAAAAGGGGTTGAACTAACTGTGTTCGAAAAAGTACAGTACATGATCCCGGAAATCAACAGAAGGAGAAAATCTCACCTCATAATTGACGACCTCTCCCAAACGGGCCTGTCCCTTGTTTCCATACATAGTCTTAGTCCCGCAACCTTTCTTCCTCAAAACTTGGCCGAAGCACTCGGTATCCTCTATGTAGTGGAAGGTTCTACACTTGGCGGAAGGTTGATTTACAAACATGTGCAAAAAAACCTGGCACTGGATGCTACAAACGGGGCGTCCTTTTTCAAAGGATACGGGCCCGAAACCGGTAGCAGATGGAAGTCGTTCATTGCAGCATTATGTGAATTTGCGGTAACAACGCATTCAGAAGCGGAAATTATCGATAGTGCCGCAGCCACTTTTTCCGCTATCGACCTACTACTTAAGGAAGCTGAAAATTGA
- a CDS encoding SHOCT domain-containing protein codes for MEKLTKMGQDVITDIASEYKLKKESVETMLIALKRGNGTMAQFSIPELGGAGQWMRGGMTMVSDMFNNSLKAKVDQLCLELSDRIRSLELFEDDSAGEISTESSAHKTSREWPAVFGTPSASGSQNNFRYAYFPHVKRLVIDDAGKRYIYDTKHHVISGVSQQQGAGQSYVFSSQLGSVNLAELSLISEPDKQPTPQEVYDMPTSVPVKPVAAGVEEDAIFEKIKRLGEMFEKGYITEEEFKDKKKELLSRL; via the coding sequence ATGGAAAAGCTGACAAAAATGGGGCAGGATGTAATAACTGACATTGCCTCTGAATATAAATTGAAAAAAGAATCCGTGGAAACCATGCTGATCGCGCTTAAACGGGGAAATGGTACCATGGCGCAGTTTAGTATTCCTGAGCTGGGTGGAGCAGGGCAGTGGATGCGGGGCGGCATGACCATGGTGAGTGACATGTTCAACAACAGCCTGAAAGCCAAGGTGGATCAGTTATGCCTTGAACTTTCGGACAGGATCCGTTCGCTGGAATTGTTTGAAGATGACAGCGCAGGAGAAATTTCAACCGAATCTTCCGCGCATAAAACGTCAAGAGAGTGGCCTGCCGTTTTTGGAACCCCTTCTGCGAGTGGCTCCCAGAATAATTTCCGGTATGCCTATTTCCCCCATGTCAAGCGGCTGGTAATAGATGATGCAGGAAAGAGGTATATCTATGATACCAAACATCATGTCATTTCAGGGGTTTCGCAGCAGCAGGGGGCCGGACAATCCTATGTTTTCAGCAGCCAGCTGGGGTCGGTGAATCTTGCGGAACTATCACTTATTTCCGAGCCAGACAAGCAGCCTACCCCGCAGGAAGTTTATGATATGCCAACTTCGGTGCCGGTAAAACCAGTTGCCGCCGGAGTGGAAGAGGATGCTATTTTTGAAAAGATAAAGCGCCTTGGCGAAATGTTTGAGAAAGGGTATATCACGGAGGAAGAGTTCAAGGACAAGAAAAAGGAGCTGTTATCAAGGCTCTAG
- a CDS encoding ATP-binding protein, with protein sequence MNIKDIVNRDIVNLTNCESEPIHIPGTIQPHGFLIGIKKQDYLIDYCSANSTDFIGLKPEQLLGQHFTDIFQDVQIAQLSAHITDSYIDSPKPFVTTRNGIPFNTTAHLSGETFLLELEPFPNGALDLPNLYDQTRRFVSAMEKNNTLVELCQEIAHETREITGYDRVMIYRFDKQYNGEVIAESKRADLESFAGQKYPHTDIPAQARELYIRNPLRMIADINYTPVPLLTTDSNEEKSNQSLDLSLSILRSVSPIHIEYLQNMGVGATLTVSLLQDNKLWGLIACHHYSPKILPHYQRLAALLQGNFLTSQIKVREVAEEFKISEQVDKALFDSLSLLHEDENFVENHYNSASLLQLANASGVVIYQEGKLYTNGLVPAQETLLPFLGQLRYLYKNGSGHTEQLLSIYPEGRELTKFAAGIIYHAMSASSSDCILWMRQERIETVHWAGNPEKAIDMNAGGFRLSPRKSFELWKEVVKDKSAEWRKSELNAASSFAYALQKYLNLRQVRLEEERYRIINEELKAANKELANINWISTHDLKEPLRKIQIFASKVLDREDPELSLKVKDSVERMRYAAEKMQLLIEDILNYSKTGSVPKVFESTDLNEVFQSVISDLKDTIEEKKAEILHDILPEIPAIRFQIQQLFVNLISNSLKFAQDGVSPVISITYEIVGPKMLPGNSSLKNVDYHKISFTDNGIGFDQEYRERIFQVFQRLHPHHKYPGTGIGLAICKKIVENHNGILIANAKENEGAVFTIFLPVQLTAAK encoded by the coding sequence ATGAATATTAAAGATATCGTAAACAGGGATATCGTCAATCTGACCAATTGCGAAAGTGAGCCCATTCACATTCCGGGGACCATTCAGCCGCATGGATTTTTGATTGGGATTAAAAAACAAGATTATCTCATTGACTATTGCAGTGCCAACAGCACGGATTTCATAGGACTGAAACCTGAACAACTGCTTGGACAGCACTTTACTGATATTTTTCAGGATGTACAGATAGCTCAACTCTCTGCACATATAACCGACAGTTATATTGATTCACCCAAACCTTTTGTAACTACCCGTAACGGGATACCCTTTAATACAACTGCCCATCTGAGCGGCGAGACATTCCTGCTGGAACTTGAACCTTTTCCCAATGGGGCGCTCGACCTTCCCAATCTGTATGACCAAACCCGGCGGTTCGTTAGTGCAATGGAGAAGAACAATACCCTTGTAGAACTTTGCCAGGAAATTGCACATGAAACCAGGGAAATTACGGGTTACGACAGGGTGATGATCTACAGGTTTGATAAACAGTATAACGGGGAGGTAATTGCAGAAAGCAAACGGGCTGATCTTGAATCATTCGCTGGACAGAAATACCCTCACACAGATATCCCCGCCCAGGCAAGGGAGCTTTACATCCGCAATCCGCTTCGGATGATCGCAGATATCAATTATACCCCGGTACCATTATTGACAACAGACAGCAACGAGGAAAAAAGCAATCAATCACTGGACCTGAGCCTTTCCATCCTGAGGAGCGTTTCTCCTATTCACATCGAATATCTACAGAATATGGGCGTGGGGGCCACCTTAACCGTCTCATTGCTGCAGGATAACAAACTGTGGGGACTGATTGCCTGCCATCATTATTCCCCTAAAATATTACCGCACTATCAAAGGCTTGCTGCTTTGCTCCAGGGCAATTTTCTGACCTCACAGATCAAGGTACGTGAAGTAGCCGAGGAATTTAAAATAAGTGAACAGGTTGATAAGGCACTTTTTGATTCTCTTTCACTGCTTCATGAGGACGAAAATTTTGTTGAAAACCATTACAATTCCGCGTCGCTCTTACAACTGGCCAACGCCTCGGGAGTGGTGATTTACCAGGAAGGGAAGTTATATACAAATGGGCTGGTGCCGGCACAAGAAACGCTTTTGCCTTTCCTGGGTCAATTAAGATATCTGTATAAAAACGGTTCAGGACATACCGAGCAGCTCTTATCCATTTATCCGGAAGGACGGGAACTCACTAAATTCGCTGCCGGGATTATTTACCACGCCATGTCTGCAAGCTCCAGCGACTGTATCTTATGGATGCGCCAGGAGCGTATTGAAACCGTTCACTGGGCCGGAAACCCTGAGAAGGCAATTGATATGAACGCGGGTGGTTTCCGGCTGTCGCCAAGGAAATCTTTTGAACTTTGGAAAGAGGTGGTAAAGGATAAAAGTGCTGAATGGCGTAAGTCGGAATTAAATGCTGCATCCAGCTTTGCGTACGCACTTCAGAAATATCTTAATCTGCGCCAGGTACGCCTGGAGGAGGAACGCTACCGCATTATTAATGAAGAACTTAAAGCGGCCAATAAAGAGCTTGCCAATATTAACTGGATCAGCACGCATGACCTAAAGGAGCCACTCCGTAAAATTCAGATATTTGCTTCCAAAGTACTTGACCGGGAAGACCCGGAACTGTCGCTGAAAGTGAAGGATTCTGTAGAAAGAATGCGATATGCCGCAGAAAAAATGCAGCTGCTGATTGAGGATATTTTAAATTACTCTAAAACGGGCAGCGTTCCCAAGGTATTTGAATCCACAGATCTTAACGAGGTATTTCAGAGTGTGATCAGTGATCTGAAAGACACGATTGAAGAAAAAAAAGCCGAAATACTGCACGACATCCTGCCTGAGATTCCGGCGATCCGGTTCCAGATCCAGCAACTATTCGTTAACCTAATCAGCAATTCATTAAAGTTTGCGCAGGACGGCGTAAGTCCTGTGATCAGCATTACTTACGAAATTGTTGGACCGAAAATGCTGCCGGGAAATAGCAGTTTGAAAAATGTAGATTATCACAAGATTAGCTTTACAGACAATGGTATCGGATTTGACCAAGAATACCGGGAAAGGATATTCCAGGTTTTTCAAAGGCTTCATCCGCATCATAAATATCCAGGAACGGGGATCGGACTGGCGATCTGCAAAAAGATCGTTGAAAATCACAATGGCATCCTGATAGCCAATGCAAAGGAAAATGAGGGCGCTGTTTTTACAATCTTTTTACCGGTACAACTGACAGCTGCCAAGTAA
- a CDS encoding ASCH domain-containing protein, whose product MLFKQKHLEAIKAGKISLAFRKWKKCAVTKGSLVKTSVGLIKIGSVEVIKSEDISDDEARKAGFSEKGILVQLLSKEEVGVVYRIGVEYHSEDPRIDLREKNMIPEDEFLEIQSALDRLDKHSKLGKWTTDMLIAIKANPKLKAADLAVKARKEKEWLKLNVRKLKNLGLTISHEPGYTLSPRGEEYLNRITGK is encoded by the coding sequence ATGCTTTTTAAACAAAAACACCTGGAAGCTATTAAAGCGGGTAAGATTTCACTGGCGTTCAGGAAATGGAAAAAATGTGCAGTAACAAAGGGCAGTCTGGTGAAAACCAGCGTGGGCTTGATCAAAATCGGCTCGGTTGAAGTGATAAAATCAGAGGATATTTCTGATGACGAAGCGAGGAAAGCCGGTTTTTCGGAGAAAGGAATACTTGTGCAGTTGTTGTCCAAAGAGGAGGTCGGGGTAGTTTACCGGATCGGGGTGGAATACCATTCGGAGGATCCGCGCATAGACCTTCGTGAGAAAAATATGATACCGGAAGATGAATTTCTGGAAATACAATCAGCTCTAGATCGCCTGGATAAACACAGCAAACTTGGGAAATGGACAACAGATATGCTCATTGCCATAAAAGCTAATCCAAAATTAAAGGCCGCCGACCTGGCCGTGAAAGCCAGAAAGGAAAAGGAATGGCTTAAACTGAATGTGAGAAAACTGAAAAATCTTGGGCTTACCATAAGCCACGAGCCCGGCTATACCCTCTCGCCAAGAGGGGAGGAGTACCTTAATAGGATTACTGGTAAGTGA
- a CDS encoding carbohydrate-binding protein — protein MKALYLFLSTILYNVHCLGQSYQPLPGKLEAENYTQINGVSTETCDDQDGGLDVGWMGDNSYTEYNIYVPQAGIYSFNFRIANGFSDDATLQVLSASGSVVTETILPRTGGMQYWTTVKTTGYLAAGNQTIKILAKKGVFGLNWFSATASKTVPGRVEAENFDRISDVRTEPTGDTGGGENVAYIDDADWMDYNVLVQQGGLYNVNLRVANSYGYGIIEIQNAQGELLGEVNVPQTGGWQNYTTISTPVTLSPGSQVLRIYARRGTFNFNWFDLLRDPGDMETIVPLPGKIEAENYHEISGVETETSQDTGGGLDVGWMGDNSSVSYKVSVAAPGLYTFKLRIANGFSDDATIQIRSENGTVLGETVLPRTGGMQSWGTVNLVAQLPAGPQTIQLFAQKGVFALNWFEAVASKTVPARIEAEDFDLSSDVRTEDTGDENGGKNVNYIDDQDWMDYNVSVANAGLHTFSFRVANSYGNGVIEIKDRSGNILGQVDIPRTGGWQNYTTVSTTASLPAGGQLIRIFAKRGSFNFNWLEITQGGVPVKTKAVISFGTLPDRSMGDAAFDLVASSTNTESSVVFTSSNPSVVSVSNSTGSWKGTIVGAGTTNIIASQAATATFDEADQISQTQLISPAPEQSLGNKVAVDPGRWYQLNNASSGLGGLFDGNTQENVQTGWGKVLNEYDAYYPLKDDEQLTLSAIKFFDFEGMSPDHPMTLSVINDQWQRIEIASFKGYEYGGWVGPYPDRQLSGNAKYLLDTPVGNIRYLVLNIKGVIPTEIEFYGTHTPSAQQETAVPAKSVKLGDMFGVNGYEWNFEHGATPWQIDEAMANAAKSFTGFRHYMDWDKLESQEGVYSFNPTISGGWHYDLIYERCKQENIEVLACLKSQPGWMQETYPEGQRDSEYVPVRYGKSFADPQSYLEQARIAFQYAARYGSNTAVDPALLSVHNTPRWPGDNPNTVKIGLNLVKYIECDNERDKWWKGRSGYQTGREYAANLSAFYDGHKNTMGPAIGIKNADPNMKVVIAGLVTGPDYIKGMVDWCKEFRGYHPDGSVDLCWDVVNFHLYTDNTSSSQSGSSTRGAAIETTNAGQTLDDFMKVSHEICRDMPVWITETGFDVHQSSPIKAIPIGNKSALVTQADWILRTSLFSARKGIEKVFFYQMYDDNNGGGMFGSSGLLNSDQSRRPAADYLYQVNKLFGNYRYKETINQNPIVDRYEYNGQSLFVLTVPDEVGRTADFTLNLPGNGIAKIYTPTAGSDDMAMEEKPIANGNVTVTASETPIFVVQSNPSNARIASIDTALIEKASPAAPVKNNLLHEAVTVYPNPSTDYILVDLGIPADADLEIKIFDAHNGQLHKKTSFTKSEVNVKQHVNITSLPTGVYVVEIRQGDKRAFRKMVKSL, from the coding sequence ATGAAAGCACTCTACTTATTCCTGTCGACAATTTTATATAATGTGCACTGCCTCGGGCAATCGTACCAGCCACTCCCCGGAAAACTGGAGGCGGAAAATTACACGCAGATCAACGGTGTTTCCACCGAAACCTGTGATGACCAGGATGGCGGGCTGGACGTAGGCTGGATGGGTGATAACAGCTACACCGAATACAACATATATGTACCTCAAGCGGGTATATATTCTTTCAATTTCAGGATAGCAAACGGTTTCAGCGATGACGCCACGTTACAGGTACTGTCTGCGTCAGGATCCGTTGTGACCGAAACCATACTTCCCAGAACGGGCGGCATGCAATACTGGACCACCGTAAAGACAACAGGTTACCTGGCCGCTGGAAATCAGACTATTAAAATTTTAGCCAAGAAGGGCGTTTTTGGACTGAACTGGTTCTCAGCAACCGCTTCCAAAACAGTACCTGGCAGAGTAGAGGCCGAAAACTTTGACAGGATTTCAGATGTAAGGACAGAGCCTACCGGAGATACCGGCGGAGGAGAAAATGTAGCGTATATTGATGATGCGGATTGGATGGATTATAATGTCCTGGTACAGCAGGGGGGCTTGTATAATGTCAATCTCCGGGTAGCCAACAGCTATGGTTATGGGATTATTGAGATACAAAATGCACAAGGAGAGCTACTGGGTGAGGTGAATGTGCCACAAACCGGAGGCTGGCAAAATTATACGACCATCAGCACGCCGGTTACGCTGAGTCCCGGAAGCCAGGTATTACGCATCTATGCCCGCAGAGGAACTTTCAATTTTAACTGGTTTGACTTGCTTAGGGATCCGGGTGACATGGAAACCATTGTGCCCCTTCCCGGCAAAATAGAGGCTGAGAATTATCATGAGATCAGTGGCGTTGAAACTGAAACTTCCCAGGATACCGGAGGGGGCCTGGATGTGGGCTGGATGGGCGACAACAGCTCCGTGAGTTATAAAGTATCTGTGGCGGCACCGGGGTTATATACTTTTAAATTACGTATCGCCAACGGTTTCAGCGATGACGCCACGATTCAGATCAGATCCGAAAACGGAACGGTATTAGGTGAAACTGTTCTGCCCCGTACCGGCGGAATGCAAAGCTGGGGCACAGTTAATTTGGTGGCTCAGCTACCTGCAGGCCCGCAAACCATCCAGTTATTCGCGCAAAAAGGCGTTTTTGCGTTAAACTGGTTTGAAGCTGTTGCTTCCAAAACAGTTCCCGCCAGGATTGAGGCAGAAGATTTTGATCTGAGCAGTGACGTCCGCACCGAAGATACCGGGGACGAAAACGGTGGAAAAAACGTAAATTATATCGATGATCAGGACTGGATGGACTACAACGTGAGCGTAGCCAACGCCGGTTTGCATACCTTTTCTTTCCGTGTGGCAAATAGTTACGGAAACGGTGTGATTGAAATCAAAGACCGCAGCGGGAATATATTGGGCCAGGTGGACATCCCCAGGACCGGTGGCTGGCAAAATTATACAACCGTTAGTACCACGGCTTCGCTTCCTGCAGGCGGTCAGTTGATCAGGATTTTTGCGAAAAGAGGTTCTTTTAATTTCAACTGGCTTGAAATTACACAAGGAGGAGTACCGGTAAAAACCAAAGCCGTCATCAGTTTTGGTACTCTGCCGGACCGTTCCATGGGTGATGCAGCTTTTGATCTGGTAGCGAGCAGTACCAATACCGAATCTTCCGTAGTATTTACCTCTTCCAATCCTTCGGTTGTTTCGGTTTCTAATTCAACCGGTTCGTGGAAGGGAACGATCGTTGGAGCGGGAACCACCAATATAATTGCTTCCCAGGCCGCAACAGCCACTTTTGACGAAGCAGACCAGATAAGCCAAACACAGCTTATCTCTCCTGCTCCGGAGCAATCGCTAGGAAACAAGGTAGCTGTGGATCCTGGCAGATGGTACCAGCTTAATAATGCAAGCAGCGGGTTGGGCGGGCTTTTTGATGGAAATACGCAGGAGAACGTACAGACCGGCTGGGGAAAGGTACTCAATGAGTATGATGCTTACTACCCCTTAAAGGACGATGAACAACTGACACTTAGTGCCATTAAGTTTTTTGATTTCGAAGGGATGTCGCCGGATCATCCCATGACGCTCTCGGTGATCAATGACCAGTGGCAGCGAATCGAGATCGCTTCTTTTAAGGGATACGAATACGGAGGCTGGGTAGGCCCCTATCCCGACCGCCAGTTGTCAGGCAATGCCAAGTATTTGCTGGATACTCCAGTTGGCAACATTCGGTACCTGGTGCTGAACATCAAAGGCGTGATCCCTACTGAAATAGAATTCTACGGAACACATACACCCTCGGCACAACAGGAAACTGCGGTTCCGGCAAAATCCGTGAAACTGGGAGATATGTTCGGGGTGAACGGCTACGAATGGAATTTTGAGCATGGTGCCACGCCCTGGCAGATAGACGAAGCTATGGCAAATGCTGCCAAAAGTTTTACGGGTTTCAGACATTATATGGACTGGGACAAGCTGGAATCACAGGAAGGGGTTTATTCTTTCAACCCTACCATCAGCGGTGGCTGGCACTATGACCTCATCTACGAGCGCTGTAAACAGGAAAACATCGAAGTACTGGCCTGCCTGAAATCGCAGCCTGGCTGGATGCAGGAAACGTATCCCGAAGGCCAAAGGGATTCGGAATACGTTCCGGTGAGATATGGTAAAAGTTTCGCTGATCCGCAGTCATATCTTGAACAGGCCAGGATCGCGTTCCAGTATGCAGCCCGTTATGGAAGTAACACCGCGGTTGATCCAGCCTTGCTCAGCGTTCACAACACTCCCCGCTGGCCGGGAGATAATCCTAATACGGTGAAAATCGGCCTGAACCTTGTCAAATATATTGAGTGCGACAACGAGCGCGACAAATGGTGGAAAGGCCGCAGCGGCTACCAGACCGGCCGTGAATACGCGGCAAACCTTTCGGCATTTTATGATGGCCATAAAAATACCATGGGACCTGCCATTGGGATCAAAAATGCTGACCCTAACATGAAGGTGGTCATCGCCGGGCTGGTTACTGGTCCGGATTATATCAAAGGCATGGTTGACTGGTGCAAGGAGTTCCGGGGATATCACCCTGACGGTTCCGTGGATTTGTGCTGGGACGTGGTTAATTTCCACTTGTATACCGACAATACCTCATCTTCCCAAAGCGGCAGCTCTACCAGAGGAGCGGCAATTGAAACGACCAATGCAGGACAGACACTGGATGATTTTATGAAAGTATCCCATGAAATCTGCCGCGACATGCCTGTCTGGATCACTGAAACCGGCTTTGACGTGCATCAAAGCAGTCCCATCAAAGCAATCCCGATTGGCAACAAGTCTGCACTGGTTACACAGGCGGACTGGATCCTGAGGACTTCTCTGTTTTCAGCAAGAAAAGGTATTGAAAAAGTATTTTTTTACCAGATGTATGATGATAACAATGGCGGCGGCATGTTTGGCTCGTCGGGCCTGCTGAACTCTGACCAGTCGCGCAGACCTGCCGCCGACTATCTGTATCAGGTAAATAAGCTTTTTGGCAACTACCGTTATAAAGAGACGATCAACCAAAACCCGATTGTTGACCGTTACGAATACAACGGGCAGTCGCTTTTTGTGCTTACCGTTCCTGATGAAGTAGGCCGAACAGCGGATTTCACGCTGAATCTTCCCGGGAATGGTATTGCAAAAATTTACACACCAACTGCAGGCAGTGACGATATGGCCATGGAAGAAAAACCGATAGCCAATGGCAATGTGACGGTAACCGCAAGTGAGACGCCCATTTTTGTGGTTCAGTCCAATCCATCCAATGCCAGGATAGCTTCCATAGACACCGCTTTGATCGAAAAAGCGTCACCGGCAGCTCCGGTTAAAAACAACCTGCTCCATGAAGCCGTTACGGTTTACCCAAACCCCAGCACAGATTATATCCTTGTGGACCTGGGAATACCAGCGGATGCGGATCTCGAAATCAAAATATTTGATGCGCACAATGGACAACTGCACAAGAAAACCTCGTTTACAAAATCAGAAGTAAATGTGAAACAACATGTAAATATTACTTCTTTGCCAACCGGCGTGTACGTAGTGGAAATCAGGCAAGGTGATAAAAGAGCATTTAGGAAGATGGTTAAGAGTTTGTGA
- a CDS encoding sulfatase family protein translates to MALLSQHVLADGEKKFPAKPNIIFIFSDDHAYQAISAYGGKLMQTPNIDRIAKEGALFANALVTNSICGPSRATLLTGKYSHMNGYKRNDRTKFDTGQVLLSKAMQQNGYQTAWIGKMHLNSLPIGFDYWNVLPGQGHYYNPDFISQPSDTTRYTGYVSDLITRFSINWLDKRDNSKPFFLIVGHKATHREWLPDLQDLGAFDAKDFPLPATFYDDYKGRSAALTQDMTIDKTMRLTEDLKVNVNYEKNPIYKRFTPEQKKVFKAYYDKISQDFEARKLSGKALIEWKYQRYLKDYLSVAKSLDRNIGTLLDYLDKSGLAKNTVVIYASDQGFYLGEHGWFDKRFIYEESLKTPFVIRYPGVIKPGTKVNELMSNIDWAPTVIDIAGGKVPAVMQGTSFLPLVAGSKTARTPWRKEAYYHYYEFPEPHSVHPHFGIRTGRYKLAYFYQGADSWELYDLEKDPSELKNIYGTKGTEKLTADLKVNLKNLMTAYKDTEALKILESIK, encoded by the coding sequence ATGGCCCTGTTATCGCAGCACGTGCTGGCCGATGGAGAAAAAAAGTTTCCCGCAAAACCGAACATAATTTTTATTTTTTCCGATGATCATGCTTATCAGGCTATCAGTGCTTACGGCGGCAAACTGATGCAGACACCCAACATTGACCGGATTGCAAAAGAAGGCGCTTTGTTTGCCAATGCCCTCGTAACCAACTCGATATGTGGCCCAAGCCGCGCTACGCTGTTGACAGGAAAGTACAGCCACATGAACGGCTATAAAAGGAATGACAGGACCAAATTTGATACAGGCCAGGTGCTGTTATCCAAGGCAATGCAGCAAAATGGCTATCAGACCGCCTGGATCGGTAAAATGCATCTGAACAGCCTCCCTATTGGCTTTGACTACTGGAATGTACTTCCCGGGCAGGGGCACTACTATAACCCTGATTTCATAAGCCAGCCCAGTGATACCACCCGGTATACCGGTTATGTATCGGACCTGATCACCCGTTTTTCAATAAACTGGCTTGACAAAAGGGATAACTCAAAGCCTTTTTTCCTGATCGTAGGGCATAAAGCTACGCACCGCGAATGGCTCCCAGACTTGCAGGACCTTGGCGCTTTTGATGCGAAGGACTTTCCGTTACCAGCCACATTCTATGATGATTACAAAGGCAGAAGTGCGGCTCTGACGCAGGATATGACGATCGACAAAACCATGCGGCTTACCGAGGATCTTAAGGTCAATGTGAATTATGAAAAAAATCCTATCTACAAAAGATTTACCCCGGAGCAAAAGAAGGTTTTTAAAGCTTATTATGATAAGATATCTCAGGATTTTGAGGCCAGAAAACTTTCGGGAAAGGCACTGATAGAATGGAAATACCAGCGCTACCTCAAAGATTATTTGTCTGTGGCGAAATCGCTGGACCGCAACATAGGTACCTTGCTCGATTATCTTGATAAAAGCGGGCTGGCAAAGAATACGGTCGTTATCTATGCTTCCGACCAAGGATTTTACCTGGGTGAACATGGTTGGTTCGACAAACGGTTTATCTACGAAGAGTCACTTAAAACGCCCTTTGTTATTCGTTATCCCGGTGTGATTAAGCCAGGAACAAAAGTAAACGAACTGATGTCGAATATCGACTGGGCACCTACCGTGATAGACATTGCGGGGGGCAAGGTACCCGCCGTGATGCAGGGTACATCTTTCCTTCCCCTTGTGGCAGGATCCAAAACGGCCAGAACGCCCTGGCGAAAAGAAGCGTATTATCACTATTATGAATTCCCAGAACCGCACAGCGTTCATCCTCACTTTGGAATCCGGACGGGCCGGTATAAGCTGGCATATTTTTACCAGGGAGCCGATTCATGGGAGCTGTACGACCTTGAAAAGGATCCATCCGAGCTAAAAAATATATATGGTACAAAGGGGACGGAGAAATTAACGGCTGATCTGAAGGTGAATCTGAAAAACCTCATGACCGCCTACAAGGATACAGAGGCATTAAAAATACTGGAGTCAATAAAATAG
- a CDS encoding GlxA family transcriptional regulator, translated as MITLGLLLTRQHRLLSVAAILDVFESVNRFCEKEGKAPSFDIHVVTQVKEHTLPGNYRMGSLPRDKMDIIFIPAFAADDIQTAIQENTACIPWLREQYSLGAELASFCTGAFLLAATGLLNGKRATTHIDAMMSFSNAFPQVRLEGHSVVTEDNGIYTSGGATSSFHLMLHLIQCYCGRDMALRIAKMFAIDMDRVQQSYFGTFTPAQTHGDQLVVMAQKKIEAGYTRTTTIEEIIQDLPASRRNVVRRFKHATGVTPIEYLQKTRIEAAKKLLEHTDQSVMEIMLSTGYNDLKAFRQLFKKTAGITPKEYREKFNRV; from the coding sequence ATGATTACTCTTGGATTATTGCTAACAAGACAACATCGTTTACTAAGTGTAGCAGCCATTCTGGACGTTTTTGAATCTGTGAACCGGTTTTGTGAAAAAGAAGGAAAAGCGCCTTCGTTTGACATACATGTGGTTACGCAGGTGAAGGAACACACACTTCCTGGAAACTATCGTATGGGCTCGTTACCCCGGGACAAAATGGATATCATTTTCATCCCTGCTTTTGCCGCCGATGATATCCAGACGGCAATCCAGGAGAATACGGCCTGTATTCCCTGGCTCCGGGAACAGTACAGTCTGGGAGCGGAACTTGCCAGCTTTTGTACCGGTGCGTTTTTACTGGCCGCTACGGGCTTGTTAAATGGCAAAAGAGCAACCACCCACATAGATGCCATGATGTCTTTTTCCAATGCTTTTCCGCAGGTCAGGCTGGAAGGACATTCGGTGGTAACGGAAGACAACGGCATTTATACCAGCGGAGGTGCTACCAGCAGCTTTCATCTGATGCTCCATCTGATACAATGTTATTGCGGGAGGGATATGGCTTTGCGTATTGCCAAAATGTTTGCAATAGATATGGATAGGGTGCAGCAATCCTACTTCGGGACGTTCACACCAGCACAAACGCATGGGGACCAGCTGGTGGTAATGGCCCAAAAGAAAATAGAGGCGGGGTATACCAGGACAACAACTATTGAAGAGATCATACAGGATTTACCTGCCAGCCGCAGAAACGTAGTACGCCGCTTTAAACATGCCACTGGGGTGACACCCATAGAATATCTGCAGAAAACCCGGATAGAGGCGGCTAAAAAGTTGCTGGAACACACAGATCAGAGCGTGATGGAAATTATGCTCAGTACCGGATATAATGACCTCAAGGCATTCCGGCAACTATTCAAAAAAACGGCGGGGATAACACCAAAGGAGTACCGGGAGAAGTTCAACAGGGTATAA